From the Catalinimonas alkaloidigena genome, the window CGGCCCCGTCGAACAGGTTGTCGACGACCGTCTGCCCGATGACTGCTACTTTCGCGGCCGTCCGGATGTCTTCGTCCGTGAACAGAATGCCGTCGGCCAGCTCCAGCTTCCGGATGTCGAGGTAGGCAAGGTTGACCCCCTTGATGCTGGTCGGCCAGTTTTTTGAACTGTAGATTGCCTGCCCGCTGCCGCTCACCTCCGGCGAAACGCCCGAAAGGAGGGTTCCCTGCTCTTGCAGCGCCTCGACGTCGTTCAGGGTCAGGGTTTGCAGGGCGCTACGGTCCATCCGGACGCCACTTTCCATGTTCGTCTCCGGCCGCACGAAGATGAGGTTAGAGCCCATCTGCGAGATCTGCGCCTGGATGCTGTCTTTCGAGCCCTGCCCGATGGCCAGCATCGCAATGACCGACGCCACCCCGATGATGATGCCCAGCATGGTGAGGAAGGCGCGGAACTTGTTCCGGCTCAGGGCCTTGCCGGCGATTTTCAGAAGGTTGATCAGGTTCATAAGGATTTCGTTTCAAATTGCGGATGGTCAGCATTTTCCCAATCTGCAAGGGGTTGGTTGCAATTATTGAATCTCAATAGTCATCGGTGACGGGCAGGAGGGCCAGGGCTTCGCTGGCGTTGGCGACCTGCACAATCGGCTGGTCTTTCACGATCAGGCCATCGCGCAGCACGATGGTCCGGCTACTGAACGTCGCGATGTCCGACTCGTGCGTGACGAACGCGATGGTTTTTCCTTCTTCGTTCAGGCGTTGGAAGAGCGCCATGATTTCGTAAGACGTGCGGGTGTCGAGGTTGCCCGTGGCCTCGTCGGCCAGGATGATGACCGGGTCGTTCACCAGGGCCCGGGCAATGGCCACGCGCTGCTGTTGCCCGCCCGAAAGCTGACTCGGCGTGTGGTCCAGCCGGTCGGCCAGGCCGACTGACTCCAGCGCCGCCAGCGCTCGCGCGCGCCGTTCTTTCGACGATACCCCGGCGTTGTACATCAGCGGTAGCTCCACGTTTTCCAGCGCCGAGGTGCGCGGCAGCAGGTTGTACGACTGAAAGACAAAGCCAATTTTCCGGTTGCGGAGTTGAGCCAGTGCGTTGCGATCCAGGTACTTGATGTCGACGCCATCCAGGTCGTAGCGTCCTTCGGTGGGGCGATCCAGGCACCCCAGAATGTTCAGGAGCGTCGACTTGCCCGAACCGCTGGTGCCCATGATCGTGACAAATTCGCCCTGGTGTACAGAAAACGAGATGCCTTTCAGCGCGCGGACGGTCTGGCCGCCCATCACAAATTCTCGTTTCAGGTGTTCGATATGAATGATGTGTTGTAACATGAGGATGGAGAAGCTACGTGAGGTGATGTACCGGGAGAATTACCGGCGTCCGGGCGGCTGCGGCATAAAGGGGCTGCTTCCCGGTGCAGCGGGGGACGGTTGTGCCGACTGGATGGTCATGGAAGCGACGACCTGATCGCCCGCCTGCAAACCGGATCGGATTTCCACGTGGGTGCCGTCCGACAGACCCGTCGTCACCTGCACCGGCTGCAACGTCTGGCCGTGTTTTACCCAGACTTCCGCCGAAGCGGCATCAGGCGTGTTGTCGGCGGGGGTAGTCTGGTGGTTCGCTACCGGTTGCATCGCAGGGGGGGCGTCTTCCTGGCTGAGCGCATCCTGCGGCGGCCGATCGGGCATCGTGACCGACACCTGCGTCTGCCGCTCGTATACCTGCAACAGGACCGGATCGGGGTGAAAGCGGAGCGCTTTGGCTTCCAGCATCAGCACATTTTTGGCTTCCTTCGTGTAGATGGTCGTGCTGGCGGTCATGCCCGGCATCAGCTTTCCTTCCGGATTTTCAGCCTGGATGATCACCGTATACGTCACCACGTTCGACTCCTCGGTCGGCTCCAGCCGCACCTGCGTGACCTCGCCTTCAAAGGCATCGTCGGGGAACGCATCGACCGTAAACGAGACGCGCTGTCCCCGTTTTACCTGCCCGATGTCGGCTTCGTCCACGTCGGCCTCCACCTGCATTTTGGTCAGATCCTGCGCGATGGTAAACAGCGTTGGTGTACTGTAACTGGCCGCAACGGTCTGGCCTTCGTCGACCGAACGGGACAGTACCACGCCATCGATCGGCGAGTAGATGGACGCGTAGTTCAGGTTCGTCTTGGCCCGGTTCAGTTCCGACGTGCGTTGTGCTACGGTGGCCTTGGCGCTGTTGAGCTGGTACAGGGCCTGTTCGTAGTCGGTATCGCTGACGGTCTTGGCCTGGTGCAACTGCGCCATGCGGTTGTAGTTTTTCTGCTGATAGTCCAGTTCGTTCTGGGCGCTGCTCAGGCTCGCCTGCATTTCGGCCAGCGAGGCGTGCAGGGCGGTTCGGTCCAGTTCGGCCATCAGGTCCCCCTTTTTGACTTCGGTGTTGAAGTCGACGTAGATTTTTTCGATGGTTCCCGATACCTGGGTGCCCACTTCTACCTGCGTCAGCGGCTGGATGGTGCCCGTAGCCGTCACGGCGTTGTACAGGTCGCCGGTGCGTACGACGGCCATCTCGACCTGCAGGGAAGGTGCTTCGTCCCGGAAAAAAGCGAAGTAGGCAGCCGCGGCGGCAATCACCACGGCAAGGGCGATGAAAATAAGTTTCTTATTCATGAGGCATTACAATTGAATGGGATGACCTTGGTAAAATTCATAGAGTTGGTAGTTCATCAGGGCCGTGTACTTGGCTTGCAGGTAACTCTGCTCGGCCGTCTGGTAATCGCTCTTGGCCAGAATGAAGTCCGCAGTCGTAAGCATGCCGAGTTGAAACTGTTGCGCAGCCAGCTTGTAGCTTTCGTCGGCCGCTTCCTGTTGCAGTTGGGCCACTTCCAGTTGGCTCAGGCTGGACGTCAGGTCCTGGTACGTCGTTTCCAGCGTCTGCCAGATCTGCTTGTGCGTGTTGATGACCTCGAGGTTGGCACTCTGAATCTGAATCTGCGCCTTTTGTACACTCGTGGCGGTCACTTTCCGGTCGAAGATGGGAATGGAGAGGGTAACCCCGGCCCGCTGATTGAAGTTGTTGTTGAACTGCGCGAAGTACGCGAAGTCCTGTACGTTGGTGTAGCCCGTGCCGAGGCTGCCGGAGAGCGAGAGGGTCGGCAGGTACCCGGCCTGTGCCTGTTTCAGTTGGTACTCGGCAATCTGCACGTTCAGCGCACTGTTTTTTACTTCCGGCAGGGCCTGAATGGCGTTGTTGTAGGCCTGCTGCTTGGGCGTGATGGCCAAATCCAGGTCTTCGGGCAAATCCGGGATCGCAATGTCCAGCGCATCGCCGATGCCCAGTTCCAGCAGTTGCTTGAGGATCAGAATCTGCTGGTTGTATTGATTCTGGGCGGTGATGACGCTGGCCTGGTCGTTGGCGTATTGCGACTTGAGTTGCGCGCGTTCCTGCGCACTGGCCGAACCGGCGCTGAACAGAGCTTCGGTTCGTTCCAGCTGCTGGGCAGACGAGGCCCGAACCCCCTCTGCCACGGCAATGGACTCCCGGTAATAAAGCGCCTGTAGGTAGGCCTGCGTCAGAGCAACGGTGATGTCGTTCCTGGCTTCTTCCGTGGACAGTTCGCCCGATTTTACCTGCAGGGCGTTGGCTTTGATCGTGTTGTTGATCTTGCCGCCGTTGTAGAGCGTAAACGACGCGTTGGCGTTCAGGCTGGTCGCGTAGACGTTCTGGGCTACGAAATCGCTCGTGACGGGGTCGATGCTGCGCCCGGCCGTCAGGGTTTGGGTACCCGACGCATTCAGGCTCGGCAGGCGGCTGGCTTTAGCCTGGGTGTAATCGGCCGCATACGACTGGGTGGTCAGGGCGGCCTGCTTAACTTGGAGGTTATTTTCCGTAGCGTATCGAATCATCGCCTCCAGCGTCCAGGGATCTGGTTGCTGGGCGGTGGCCGTCCCCCGCCACCCCAAGAGCGGCACGACCAGAAGAAAAAAGAAAGTGCGAAGACTGTGCATGGTTGTATTTTTCGCTTGTCTACAGCAAAGAACGGCCCCTGATGAGGCGACAACAACCATGTCTGGACGTTCGCGGTCCCTTTCCGGACGTTCGCCCGGTTTGTCCCGACGTTTACCAGGACGCGCCACACCGGGGGCGTCGGGGGAGGGGGCGTTAGCGTTTTCAGGAAGGCACTTTTTCGGCTGACTTCGCACAAACGCCCGTGCGTCTTTTTCTCTTTTCCGGCAGCGTGGTACCGTTTGGATTTCTAACGGGGAATGCGTTGGTTTGAGCCCTACTTCAACCGCACTTCTCCATGATCAACTGGCTTTTAGCCCACCAGTGGAAAGCCCAGATTCGCTCGACACGCTGGCAGCAGAATGTGGTGCTGAACCTGCTGGTGATCCTCGGCATCATCTACTTCGTTGCGATCTTTCTGATGGCGGGTCTTTTCGGGAATGCATTACTGCGCTCTGCCTTTCCGGACGACGATCCTACCGTCCTCCTGACACAATTCCTTTTCTACTACGCGGTGTCCGACCTGATGCTACGTTTCTTCTGGCAACGCCTACCGACCCTGGTCATTGCGCCTTACCTGCACCTGCCTGTTTCCCGGAATCGTCTGTTGCACTTCCTGCTGGGGCGGTCGTTTTTCAGTGTGTTCAACCTGCTGCCGGTACTGCTGCTGGTGCCGTTTGCCTTTCGGGAGGTCATGCCTGAATACGGCGCAACGCTGGGCAGAAGCTGGTTAGTCGGGCTACTGGCGATTCTTTTCGGCAATAATTTTCTGAATTTTTACCTCAAGAAGTCCCTCTTTCTGCGTCCGGTCGTGGCAATCGGCGTCCTGTTGCTGCTGACCGGGCTGCTGATCCTCGACCTGCAAGGAATCGGGTCGTTTTCGGCCTACTTCCGGGATGCCGTTTTTACGATGGCCGCCCACACGTGGGGGCTGCTGGTGCCGCTGGGCTGGTTGGGGGCAAGTTATCTGCTGGTATACCGTCTGCTCCGCCGGCAAATCTACTTGGAAGAGACGCGCCGTACGTCGCAGGCGTATGCGACCGACCCCTTTGCCTGGCTGGAACAGCGCGGCATCGTGGGCGAACTGATGGGCATGGAATTGAAGATGATCTGGCGCAACAAGCGCAGTCGCACGCAGTTGTTTACCAGTATCCTGCTGTTCGTCTACCCCTTGGTTTTATACCGTAATCCAAGTGGCGACCGCGCCATAATCGGCTATTTCATCGGATACGTCGTCTTGTGTGGCGGCGTGGCGTGGCAATACGGCCAGCTGCTGTTTTCGTGGGAAAGCATGTATTTCGACGGCTTCCTTAGCCTACCGATGACCCTGTCTCAGTACCTGAGGGCAAAGTACGGGGTCCTGGTGCTGCTAAGTACCCTTACGTTTGGGGTGATGTCATGCTACGGATTTCTGGACCTGGAGTTCTTTTACCTGAGCGTGAGTTGTGCGTTGTATGGCATCGGCATCAACCTCTTCTTGACGCTTTTGCTGGGGACATGGCGTACGAAACGCATTGATCCGACCGAACGCGCTTTTTTTAACTTCCAGGGAAACTCGCTAATGATTTTCCTGCTGGCGATTCCTGTGTTCCTGGTGCCTTTCTGGATTTACAAAGGTGTATCGGCTCTGGCGACCCCGCAGTACGGCTACCTGGCGCTAGGTGTGCTGGGCGTCATAGGTTTGCTGAGAAGAAACTTTTTGTTGCAGCAGATCGAAAAGCAGTTGCTGCACCAGAAATACAAGATGGCCGCTGGTTTCCGGACCGAAAGCGAGTAGACGTTGACGTTGCATCGTGGCCCGATGCAGCTCCTGACTCTTTTTGTATGATCGAACTACACAACCTCAAAAAAGCCTACGAAGCCGGCAAACTGGTGTTAGACATTCCAGCACTATCCATCGCTACGGGCGAAAGCATCGGGCTCATTGGCAACAACGGGGCGGGTAAAACCACTCTCCTCAGCCTGATTTTGGACCTGATTGCGCCCACCACCGGCGAGGTACGCTCCAAAGGGCAGCTCGTGGTCCGCAGCGAACACTGGAAGCCTTACACCGGCTCGTACCTGCACGAGGGCTTTTTGATCGGATACCTCACCCCGGCGGAGTATTTCCGGTTTGTCGGGAAGCTCCATGGCCTCAATGCCGCCGACGTACGTACATTTCTGGAAAGCTCGGCTGGTTTCAGCGACGAGGTGTTGTTCGAAACCCGCAAGCTGAACCGCGACCTCTCGAAAGGCAACAAGACCAAAGTGGGTGTCATCGCCGCGATGCTGGGGCGACCGGAACTGCTGATTTTCGACGAGCCTTTCGCCAACCTCGACCCGACTTCGCAAGCCTGGCTCAAAAGGCGGCTGCGCCAGTTGCATGCCGAAGGAACTACGCTGATCCTTTCCAGCCACGACCTGAAACACATCACCGAAGTGAGCCAGCGCATTCTCTTGCTGGAACGGGGGCGAGTTGTGCAAGACGTCCCCACCACCGAAGAAACATTGCCCGCCCTGGAACACTATTTTGCGGTTTAGCGACAGCGTAAGCCACAAAAAAGCCTGACCTCCGCGAACGGGGATCAGGCTTTCTTGCGAGGAAGGTATAAAAACTTAATCGTGGCCTTCCAGCTTCACGAGTTTATTGTAAATCCCGAGCAGCATAAACGGCGCGGCCCACTGTCCGACGAACAACGCTTCCTGATCTTTTTTCAGGATTTTTAGCGTCAGCGAAGCGGCCATGGAACCTACCGACGCCCACAGGAATATGTCGGAGGGAATTTTGGCGGTCTGCTCTTCGATGGCAGTAGCCACTTTGCCCTCTTTGTGGTCGGGGTTAACGCTGTCCAGTTTATTCTTGACGTCTTTGGCTGTGGTTTCCATAAGAATTGTGTTTAGGTAAAAAAATGATTCTCAGTCATTGAACTGCAACCGGACGAAATTGTTTCAAAAATCCTGATAATTAAGATGTGGTTTTTGCGAAAAATGTCCTGGCGCGTTATTCGTAGCGCAGTGCTTCGACGGGGTTGGCCCGCGCCGCCCGCAGGGACTGGACGCTGACGGAGAGGAGCGCAACGGCCAGGGTCATCATGCCCGGCAGCAGAAACCACCACCAGCGGATGTCGATGTGGTACGCGAAGTTGTGGAGCCACTCGGTGGCGAAGTAGTTGGCAAGGGGAATGGCAATGACCACCGCCACGACGATCAGCCGGAGGTATTCTCGGGAGAGCATCAGCAGCACACCGCCGACCGACGCGCCCAGCACTTTGCGGATGCCGATTTCCTTGGTGCGCTGCACGGTGCTGTAGAGCGAAAGACCAAACAAACCCAGGCAGGCGATGAACAGCGTCAGACCGGTGAACCAGTTCAGCACGCCGCTGAGCCGTTGTTCGGACCGAAACAGGGCGTCGTAATCCTGGTCAAGAAACGAGTAGACAAACGGATCTTCCGCTTCGAAGTGTTGCCAGACGTTTTCGATGGCGCGCAGGCTTTGGTCCAGGGAGTTGGCCGTGCCCTGGGTCGGTGCTAGGCGGACGGCGACGTAGTCGGTCATGCCGGGCGGGTCGGGGATAAAATACTGCATCGCCAGGGGCTTGACGGCGCTGTGGAACGATTCCAGGTTAAAGTCTTTGACCACGCCGATCACCTGCAACCGCTGGGCATCGTCCATCCCTTCGTTTTTGAGAATCCACGTGCCCACCGGATCGTGCAATCCCAGGGCGCGGACTGCCGCTTCGTTCAAGAGCAGACCGGACTGCTGCTCGGCCGTGCCGTCGCGCCGGAAATTGTGCCCATCGGCCAGTTCCAGCCCCAGCGTCCCCAGGTAGGCGTCGTCGACCAGAAACCACTGCAAGCCTTGTCCTTCGGCCCCACCTTCCGGCCGGAAATCGCGTACCTGCACCAGCGGTTGAGAAGGTAGACCCGTTGCGAACGAGGCACTGCGCACCGTCGGCAGCGCTTCGAGCTGTTCTTTAA encodes:
- a CDS encoding efflux RND transporter periplasmic adaptor subunit, which translates into the protein MNKKLIFIALAVVIAAAAAYFAFFRDEAPSLQVEMAVVRTGDLYNAVTATGTIQPLTQVEVGTQVSGTIEKIYVDFNTEVKKGDLMAELDRTALHASLAEMQASLSSAQNELDYQQKNYNRMAQLHQAKTVSDTDYEQALYQLNSAKATVAQRTSELNRAKTNLNYASIYSPIDGVVLSRSVDEGQTVAASYSTPTLFTIAQDLTKMQVEADVDEADIGQVKRGQRVSFTVDAFPDDAFEGEVTQVRLEPTEESNVVTYTVIIQAENPEGKLMPGMTASTTIYTKEAKNVLMLEAKALRFHPDPVLLQVYERQTQVSVTMPDRPPQDALSQEDAPPAMQPVANHQTTPADNTPDAASAEVWVKHGQTLQPVQVTTGLSDGTHVEIRSGLQAGDQVVASMTIQSAQPSPAAPGSSPFMPQPPGRR
- a CDS encoding ABC transporter ATP-binding protein → MLQHIIHIEHLKREFVMGGQTVRALKGISFSVHQGEFVTIMGTSGSGKSTLLNILGCLDRPTEGRYDLDGVDIKYLDRNALAQLRNRKIGFVFQSYNLLPRTSALENVELPLMYNAGVSSKERRARALAALESVGLADRLDHTPSQLSGGQQQRVAIARALVNDPVIILADEATGNLDTRTSYEIMALFQRLNEEGKTIAFVTHESDIATFSSRTIVLRDGLIVKDQPIVQVANASEALALLPVTDDY
- a CDS encoding ABC transporter ATP-binding protein — translated: MIELHNLKKAYEAGKLVLDIPALSIATGESIGLIGNNGAGKTTLLSLILDLIAPTTGEVRSKGQLVVRSEHWKPYTGSYLHEGFLIGYLTPAEYFRFVGKLHGLNAADVRTFLESSAGFSDEVLFETRKLNRDLSKGNKTKVGVIAAMLGRPELLIFDEPFANLDPTSQAWLKRRLRQLHAEGTTLILSSHDLKHITEVSQRILLLERGRVVQDVPTTEETLPALEHYFAV
- a CDS encoding TolC family protein, producing the protein MHSLRTFFFLLVVPLLGWRGTATAQQPDPWTLEAMIRYATENNLQVKQAALTTQSYAADYTQAKASRLPSLNASGTQTLTAGRSIDPVTSDFVAQNVYATSLNANASFTLYNGGKINNTIKANALQVKSGELSTEEARNDITVALTQAYLQALYYRESIAVAEGVRASSAQQLERTEALFSAGSASAQERAQLKSQYANDQASVITAQNQYNQQILILKQLLELGIGDALDIAIPDLPEDLDLAITPKQQAYNNAIQALPEVKNSALNVQIAEYQLKQAQAGYLPTLSLSGSLGTGYTNVQDFAYFAQFNNNFNQRAGVTLSIPIFDRKVTATSVQKAQIQIQSANLEVINTHKQIWQTLETTYQDLTSSLSQLEVAQLQQEAADESYKLAAQQFQLGMLTTADFILAKSDYQTAEQSYLQAKYTALMNYQLYEFYQGHPIQL
- a CDS encoding DUF5687 family protein; translation: MINWLLAHQWKAQIRSTRWQQNVVLNLLVILGIIYFVAIFLMAGLFGNALLRSAFPDDDPTVLLTQFLFYYAVSDLMLRFFWQRLPTLVIAPYLHLPVSRNRLLHFLLGRSFFSVFNLLPVLLLVPFAFREVMPEYGATLGRSWLVGLLAILFGNNFLNFYLKKSLFLRPVVAIGVLLLLTGLLILDLQGIGSFSAYFRDAVFTMAAHTWGLLVPLGWLGASYLLVYRLLRRQIYLEETRRTSQAYATDPFAWLEQRGIVGELMGMELKMIWRNKRSRTQLFTSILLFVYPLVLYRNPSGDRAIIGYFIGYVVLCGGVAWQYGQLLFSWESMYFDGFLSLPMTLSQYLRAKYGVLVLLSTLTFGVMSCYGFLDLEFFYLSVSCALYGIGINLFLTLLLGTWRTKRIDPTERAFFNFQGNSLMIFLLAIPVFLVPFWIYKGVSALATPQYGYLALGVLGVIGLLRRNFLLQQIEKQLLHQKYKMAAGFRTESE